Genomic DNA from Sphingobium sp. V4:
GTAGACAGCCTCTGGCCCGGCCGCGATCTCGACGCTGGCTTGGGTCGCAAAACCATTCTCGCCCGCGCCCGTAACAGCAGAATGGGCCGGTGCGGCCATCGCCACGCCAGCCCATGCCAGTAACCTCGAAATGCCCATGGCTGCCTCCCCTCGTTCCCGGAGGGCAGTCTAGCTCAGGCGGCCTCGCCATCCAAGATGGCGGCAATGGCGGCGGTCACGTCGGCCATGTCGGCCATGCCGTCGACCCGCGACACGATACCGCGGCCCTCGTAGATCGGCAGGATAGGCGCGGTCTTGGCGCGATATTCGGCCATGCGGGTCCGCACCGTCTCCTCATTGTCGTCGGGGCGGCGCTTGAACTCGTGCCCATGGCACTTGTCGCACTCATTTTCGACCGCAGGGGTCTTGAACCGGTCGTGATAGCCTTCGCCGCAGGTCGCGCAGGTGAAACGGCCCGTGATGCGCTCGACCAGCGCATCCTCATTCACATCCAGTTCGATGACATGGTCGAGCGTGCGGTCGCGCGATCCCAATAGGGTGTCGAGCGCCTGGGCCTGCGCCTGCGTCCGCGGATATCCGTCGAAGATCACGCCGGTCTCGGGAGCCAGCGCATCGAGCGCCTCCCCGATGATGCCCGACACGATCTCGTCGGACACCAGCGCGCCCGCTTCCATCACGGCCTTCGCCTTGAGTCCGATCGGCGTCCCGGCCTTCACCGCAGCGCGCAGCATATCGCCGGTCGACAGCTGCACCATCCCGCGACTGTCCACCAGCCGCGTCGCCTGGGTACCCTTGCCGGCCCCCGGAGGACCAAGCAGAATGATATTCATTGCGCGCATTCTCCCCTGTTCGTGCGCTATTCAGAGTCTCGAAACGCCCCTCAGCGCAGTCGACCCTTCAGCTTCGCCTTCTTGATGAGGTCGCCATATTGGTGGGCGAGCAGATGGCTCTGGATCTGGGTCACGGTGTCGACCGTAACATTGACGACGATCAGCAGGCTAGTCCCTCCAAGGTAGAAGGGAATTCCCGCCCGTGCGATGGCGAATTCGGGCACCAGGCAAATGAACGCCAGGTAAGCCGCGCCGATGACGGTGATGCGCGTCAGCACATAATCCAGATAATGTTCGGTGTTCTTCCCCGGACGAATGCCCGGAATGAAGCCGCCGTTGCGCTTCAGATTGTCAGCCGTCTCTTCCGGGTTGAACACCACCGCAGTGTAGAAGAAGCAGAAGAACACAATGCCCAGGCCATAGAGCGCCATGTACACGGGGCTGCCGTGCGCCAGATACTGGTTCAGCGTCAGGACGAAATCGCCCAGCCTGCTCTCGCCCGCTACGGTCTGCCCCGCAAATTGCGAGATGGTGAGCGGCATCAGCAGCAACGAACTGGCGAAGATCGGCGGGATCACACCTGCGGTGTTGACCTTCAGCGGCAGATGGCTCCGATCGGCCTGCATCAGCCCCTGACGGGTCTGGCGCTTGGGATACTGGATCAGGACGCGGCGCTGGGCGCGTTCCATGAAGCAGATCAACAGGATCAGCCCGACCGCCATGACCATGATCAGGAAAATGAGCAGGCCGGAAATCGAGCCTTCGCTGCCCGACTTGAACAGATTGCTGAGCGTCACCGGCAGCTGGGCGACGATGCCGGCCATGATGATGAGCGAAACGCCGTTGCCGATGCCGCGCGAGGTGATCTGTTCACCCAGCCACATCAGGAACATCGTGCCGCCGATCAGCGAGACGACCGCCGTCAGCCGGAACAGCAGGCCGGGTTCGATCACGGCGGCGACGCCCGACTGGGCACCGAAGCTCTCTAGACCGACCGCAATGAAATAGCCCTGCACCGCGGTCAGGCCAACGGTGCCATAGCGGGTATATTGGTTCAGCTTCTTGCGGCCGCTCTCCCCTTCCTTCTTGATCGCAGCAAGCTGCGGCGAGAGGCTGGCCGCGAGCTGCACCACGATCGAGGCGGTGATATAGGGCATCACGCCAAGCGCGATCAGGCTCATGCGCGACAGCGAACCACCCGAGAAGGTGTTGAAGATATCGAGGATGCCGCCGTTGGTCTGGGCATAGAGCGTCGAAAGCGCCGTCGGATCAACACCGGGCAACGGCACGAAGCTCAGGAAGCGGAAGACGATCAGTGCGCCGAGCGTGAACCACAGGCGCTTCTTGAGGTCGGTCGCCTGGCTGAATTTCGCGAGGCTGAGATTAGATGCGAGCTGGTCGGCTCTCGATGCCATGGTGGCTGCCCTTCAAATCACTCTTGCCCGGGATGGAGGTCCGAGCCGGAATCGCATTCCCCTTAGCGGGGGCTTGGGGCGCTGTCGAACCGGGAATTGCCGCGGCTGCGACAAACAGCGTCCCCGATGCACATGACCCCGCCGACCCATATCGGGCAGCGGGGTCACGCTTGCAAGACTTGGCAGGCCGGATCAGGCCTTCGCTGCGGCCTTCTTGGCGGCAAGGGCGGTGCCCTTCTTGGCCTTGGCCTTTTCCGCCGCAGGAACCACCGCGATCACCTCGACCTTGCCACCGGCCTTCTCGACTGCGTCGATCGCGCTCTGCGACGCGCCGGCGACCAGGAAGCTCAGCTTCGTGGTCAGTTCGCCCTTGGCGAGGAGGCGCACGCCGTCCTTGCCACCACGCGCCAGGCCGGCCGCCTTCAACGCAGCATGATCGACGGTGGCGCTAGCGTCCAGCTTGCCGGCGTCGATCGCCTTCTGCACCGCGCCCAGGTTCACGATCGCGTAATCCTTGGCGAAGATATTGTTGAAGCCGCGCTTCGGCAGACGCATGTGGAGCGGCATCTGACCGCCCTCGAAGCCGTTGATGCTGACGCCCGAACGCGCCTTGGCGCCCTTCTGGCCGCGACCGGCGGTCTTGCCCTTGCCCGAGCCGATACCACGGCCGACGCGCATCCGGCCCTTGCGGCTACCGGCATTATCGTTGAGTTCGTTCAGTTTCATGTTTTGTGCACTCGCTTTCGCTATGTTCGCGCGAAGGCCCGATCCACCGGGATCGGGCCAAAGCCCCCACTAAAGCTGGAGCCTTGTGAGGCTGGGCGGCTTCCATCACGGAGTCGCCCAATTGCCAGAGATCCCAGCTTCCGCTGGGATGACGGTCTTTACTCGACCACCTGCACCATATGGGGCAGCTTCTTGATGGCACCGCGCACTTCCGCGGTATCTTCCAGCTCCACCACGCGGTGCATCTTGCCAAGGCCCAGGCTGATCAGAATCTTCTTCTGGTCGGCCGGGCGACGGATCGGCGAACCGATCTGCTTGATCTTGATTTTCGCCATGTCTGTTACTCCGCAATCGCTTCGGCGTCAGCCTGCGCGACGTCGGCCGAGGCACCACCGCGACGCAGAAGGTCGGCGACCTTCTTGCCACGACGCTGCGCCACCGACTTGGGGCTGGTCTGTTCGCCCAGCGCCGCGAAGGTCGCACGGATCATGTTATAGGGGTTCGACGTGCCGTTCGACTTGGTCACGACGTCAGCGACGCCGAGGCTTTCGAACACGGCGCGCATCGGACCACCGGCGATGATGCCCGTACCGGCCGGGGCCGAACGAACCGTCACCTTGCCGGCGCCGAAGTGGCCGAGGCCGTCGTGGTGCAGGGTGCGGCCTTCCTTCAGCGGAACGCGGACCATCGCCTTCTTGGCGGCGGCGGTCGCCTTGCTGATGGCTTCGGGCACTTCGCGCGCCTTGCCATGGCCGAAGCCCGCACGGCCCTTGCCGTCGCCGACGACGACCAGAGCGGCGAAACCGAAGCGCTTACCGCCCTTGACGGTCTTCGAGACGCGGTTGATGTGAACCAGCTTCTCGATCAGCTCTTCGCCCTGCTCCTCGTCCCGATTGCCGCGACGGTCGTCGCGACGGCCACGGCCGCCACGTTCGCCACGGTTGCGATCCCCGCCACGGCCACGGCCACGGCCACGACCTTCGGTCTGAGCCTCGACGCCCTCGACGGGTGCGACGACTTCGTTGGTGTTTTCGTCAGCCATGATCAGAACTCCAGCCCGCCTTCACGGGCGGCATCGGCCAGCGCCTTGACGCGGCCATGGAACAGGAAGCCACCGCGGTCGAACACGACCTTGGTGACACCGGCGGCGGTCGCCGCGGCGGCGACGCGCTTGCCGACATCGGCAGCGGCTTCGGAAGTTGCGCCGGTCTTGCCGCGCACATCCTTGTCCAGGGTCGATGCTGCCGCGACGGTCTTGCCGGCGACGTCATCAATGACCTGCGCGTAGATGTGACGACCCGAACGATGCACGCTGAGGCGGGGCTTGTGGCCCGCAACGGCCTTGAGGGCGGTGCGAACGCGGCGACGACGCCGCGCGAAGAGGGAAAGCTTTGCCATCTTACTTCTTCTTCCCTTCCTTGCGGAAGATGAACTCGCCGGCGTACTTGATACCCTTGCCCTTATAGGGTTCGGGCTTGCGCCAGCGGCGGATCTCGGCGGCAACCTGACCCACCTTCTGCTTGTCGATGCCGGTGATCTCGACCGTGGTGTTATCCGGGGTCTTGATCTCGATGCCTTCCGGCACAGCGAAGTCGACGTCGTGCGAATAGCCGAGCTTCAGGTTCAGAACCTTGCCCTTGGCGTCCGCACGATAGCCGACACCGGTGATGAGCAGCTTCTTCGTGTAGCCCTCCGTCACGCCGGTGATCAGATTGGCGATCAGGGTGCGCTGCATACCCCAGAAAGCGCGGGCGCGCTTGCTGTCGTTGGCAGGCTTCACCGCGATCGAACCATCTTCGATGCTGTAGGTGACTTCGTCGGCCAGCGGCAGCGACAGGGTGCCCTTCGGCCCCTTAACCGACAGCTCGCCATCGGCGATCGACGCGGTGACGCCCGCGGGGACGGCAACCGGCTTCTTACCAGTGCGGCTCATCAGAACACCTCCGCCAGCACTTCGCCGCCAACATTCTGCTCACGCGCTTCCGCGTCAGACAGAACACCCTTGGGCGTCGAGACAATGGTGATGCCGAGGCCATTGCGGATTACCGGCAGTTCCTTGGAACCCGAGTAAACGCGGCGACCAGGCTTGGACACGCGGGCGACATGCTTGATCGCCGGCTGGCCCTCGAAATATTTCAGCTCGATGCGCAGGCCGGGATGATTGCCGAGGACTTCCTCGGAATAACCACGGATATAGCCTTCGCGCTGCAGCACGTCGAGGACGCGGGCACGGAGCTTGCTGGCGGGGGACACGACGCTGTCCTTCTTCGCCTGCTGCCCGTTGCGGATGCGGGTGAGCATATCACCCAGGGGATCGGTCAATGCCATCTCAAATGATCCTTACCAGCTCGACTTGGTGACGCCGGGGATCAGGCCCTTGTTGGCCAGATCACGCAGCTGCACGCGGCAGAGACGGAATTTGCGGTAGTAAGCGCGGGGACGCCCCGTCAGCTCGCAGCGGTTCCGAACGCGGGTCGGATTGCCGTTGCGGGGGATCTCCGCCATCTTCAGACGCGCGATCAGACGATCGCTGTCATCGGCCGCGGTATCATTCGCGATCGCCTTGAGCTTCGCATAGCGGCCGGCATATTTCTTCACCAGCTTCTTGCGGCGCTCGTTCTTGTTGATCGAACTCAGTTTCGCCATGACTTAAGTTCTCTTCCTTAGCTTAAGCGTTTGGGAGAGAAGCGGGGCCTTTTCAGGCCGCCTGCTTCTCTTCGATCGGGAAGGGGAAGCCGAAGAGACGCAGCAGTTCGCGCGCTTCCTCGTCCGTCTTCGCCGTGGTGGTCACGATGATGTCCATGCCACGAACCTTGTCGATCTTGTCGTAGCTGATCTCCGGGAAAATCAGCTGCTCCTTGATGCCGAAGGCATAGTTGCCACGACCATCGAAGCTCTTGGGGTTCAGACCACGGAAGTCGCGCACGCGGGGCAGCGCGATGTTGATCAGACGGTCCAGGAATTCATACATGCGCTCGCGGCGCAGCGTGACCTTGGCACCGATCGGCATACCTTCACGCAGCTTGAACTGCGCGATGGACTTGCGAGCCTTGGTGATGACCGGCTTCTGACCGGCGATCTGCTCCATTTCCTCGGCGGCCTGGGTGACCTTCTTCTTGTCCTGGGTCGCTTCGCCCACGCCCATGTTGAGCACGATCTTCTCGATCTTGGGCACTTCCATGACGTTCTTGTAACCGAACTTCTCGGTCATCGCCTTGGCGATCTCGGCGTCATACTGCGCCTTCGAGCGCGGGATGTACTTGTCGCTCATTACAGCACCTCACCGGACTTGACGGCGACACGGACCTTCTTGCCGTCGCGGTCCTCGAAACGGACGCGGGTCGGCTTGCCATCCTTGTCGGCGACAGCGACGTTGGAAATGTGCAGCGGCGCCGGCTTGCGATCGATGCCACCCTGCGGGTTGGACTGATCGGGCTTGCGGTGACGCGCATGGACGTTGATGCCTTCGACGAGGACCTTGTCCTCCTTCGGCAGCACCTGCAGGACGGCGCCGGTGCGGCCCTTGTCCTTGCCGGCCAGGACGACGATCTTGTCGCCCTTCTTGATCTTTGCAGCGCTCATTACAGCACCTCGGGGGCGAGCGAGATGATCTTCATGTGCTTCTTGGCGCGCAGTTCGCGAACGACCGGGCCAAAGATACGGGTGCCGATCGGCTCCTCGTTCTTGTTGATGAGCACAGCGGCATTGCCGTCGAAGCGAATCACGCTGCCATCAGCGCGACGCACGTCCTTGGCGGTGCGCACGATGACGGCGCGATGCACGTCACCCTTCTTCACCTTGCCACGAGGCGCAGCTTCCTTGATCGAGACGACGATGATGTCGCCTACGCTCGCGAAGCGACGCTTCGAGCCGCCCAGCACCTTGATGCACTGGACGCGCTTGGCGCCGCTGTTGTCAGCGACGTCAAGATTGGATTGCATCTGGATCATGGATCCGGTTCCTTCTTATTTGGCCTACCGGGACAATTCCCGGCGGTTCCGAA
This window encodes:
- the rplF gene encoding 50S ribosomal protein L6 — translated: MSRTGKKPVAVPAGVTASIADGELSVKGPKGTLSLPLADEVTYSIEDGSIAVKPANDSKRARAFWGMQRTLIANLITGVTEGYTKKLLITGVGYRADAKGKVLNLKLGYSHDVDFAVPEGIEIKTPDNTTVEITGIDKQKVGQVAAEIRRWRKPEPYKGKGIKYAGEFIFRKEGKKK
- the rpmD gene encoding 50S ribosomal protein L30; this translates as MAKIKIKQIGSPIRRPADQKKILISLGLGKMHRVVELEDTAEVRGAIKKLPHMVQVVE
- the rplE gene encoding 50S ribosomal protein L5, encoding MSDKYIPRSKAQYDAEIAKAMTEKFGYKNVMEVPKIEKIVLNMGVGEATQDKKKVTQAAEEMEQIAGQKPVITKARKSIAQFKLREGMPIGAKVTLRRERMYEFLDRLINIALPRVRDFRGLNPKSFDGRGNYAFGIKEQLIFPEISYDKIDKVRGMDIIVTTTAKTDEEARELLRLFGFPFPIEEKQAA
- the rpsH gene encoding 30S ribosomal protein S8 — translated: MALTDPLGDMLTRIRNGQQAKKDSVVSPASKLRARVLDVLQREGYIRGYSEEVLGNHPGLRIELKYFEGQPAIKHVARVSKPGRRVYSGSKELPVIRNGLGITIVSTPKGVLSDAEAREQNVGGEVLAEVF
- a CDS encoding adenylate kinase, which codes for MNIILLGPPGAGKGTQATRLVDSRGMVQLSTGDMLRAAVKAGTPIGLKAKAVMEAGALVSDEIVSGIIGEALDALAPETGVIFDGYPRTQAQAQALDTLLGSRDRTLDHVIELDVNEDALVERITGRFTCATCGEGYHDRFKTPAVENECDKCHGHEFKRRPDDNEETVRTRMAEYRAKTAPILPIYEGRGIVSRVDGMADMADVTAAIAAILDGEAA
- the rplR gene encoding 50S ribosomal protein L18, which produces MAKLSLFARRRRRVRTALKAVAGHKPRLSVHRSGRHIYAQVIDDVAGKTVAAASTLDKDVRGKTGATSEAAADVGKRVAAAATAAGVTKVVFDRGGFLFHGRVKALADAAREGGLEF
- the secY gene encoding preprotein translocase subunit SecY is translated as MASRADQLASNLSLAKFSQATDLKKRLWFTLGALIVFRFLSFVPLPGVDPTALSTLYAQTNGGILDIFNTFSGGSLSRMSLIALGVMPYITASIVVQLAASLSPQLAAIKKEGESGRKKLNQYTRYGTVGLTAVQGYFIAVGLESFGAQSGVAAVIEPGLLFRLTAVVSLIGGTMFLMWLGEQITSRGIGNGVSLIIMAGIVAQLPVTLSNLFKSGSEGSISGLLIFLIMVMAVGLILLICFMERAQRRVLIQYPKRQTRQGLMQADRSHLPLKVNTAGVIPPIFASSLLLMPLTISQFAGQTVAGESRLGDFVLTLNQYLAHGSPVYMALYGLGIVFFCFFYTAVVFNPEETADNLKRNGGFIPGIRPGKNTEHYLDYVLTRITVIGAAYLAFICLVPEFAIARAGIPFYLGGTSLLIVVNVTVDTVTQIQSHLLAHQYGDLIKKAKLKGRLR
- the rplN gene encoding 50S ribosomal protein L14, encoding MIQMQSNLDVADNSGAKRVQCIKVLGGSKRRFASVGDIIVVSIKEAAPRGKVKKGDVHRAVIVRTAKDVRRADGSVIRFDGNAAVLINKNEEPIGTRIFGPVVRELRAKKHMKIISLAPEVL
- the rpsE gene encoding 30S ribosomal protein S5 → MADENTNEVVAPVEGVEAQTEGRGRGRGRGGDRNRGERGGRGRRDDRRGNRDEEQGEELIEKLVHINRVSKTVKGGKRFGFAALVVVGDGKGRAGFGHGKAREVPEAISKATAAAKKAMVRVPLKEGRTLHHDGLGHFGAGKVTVRSAPAGTGIIAGGPMRAVFESLGVADVVTKSNGTSNPYNMIRATFAALGEQTSPKSVAQRRGKKVADLLRRGGASADVAQADAEAIAE
- the rpsN gene encoding 30S ribosomal protein S14, yielding MAKLSSINKNERRKKLVKKYAGRYAKLKAIANDTAADDSDRLIARLKMAEIPRNGNPTRVRNRCELTGRPRAYYRKFRLCRVQLRDLANKGLIPGVTKSSW
- the rplX gene encoding 50S ribosomal protein L24, with the translated sequence MSAAKIKKGDKIVVLAGKDKGRTGAVLQVLPKEDKVLVEGINVHARHRKPDQSNPQGGIDRKPAPLHISNVAVADKDGKPTRVRFEDRDGKKVRVAVKSGEVL
- the rplO gene encoding 50S ribosomal protein L15 — its product is MKLNELNDNAGSRKGRMRVGRGIGSGKGKTAGRGQKGAKARSGVSINGFEGGQMPLHMRLPKRGFNNIFAKDYAIVNLGAVQKAIDAGKLDASATVDHAALKAAGLARGGKDGVRLLAKGELTTKLSFLVAGASQSAIDAVEKAGGKVEVIAVVPAAEKAKAKKGTALAAKKAAAKA